The proteins below come from a single Streptococcus canis genomic window:
- a CDS encoding FGGY-family carbohydrate kinase: MRYFLSIDYGGTTTKAILFDDKGKEIAISSFPTLKIEDRPGFREIDLEALWHAIGASIKDLIITSDIDSSAIAAVIPIGHGKGLYLLDKQQAIFCHGILSTDERANDLAKTFEAKLDELWPMTQQHVVGVQAPVLLRWLKEHDRASYEQIGWVLSAKDFIRFQLTGKVNQEYGDASGNHWIHFQTGTYDPAILSFFDIEEMAQALPELVDCADMVGGVSKEAANLTGLTEGTPVLGGLFDIDACAIGSGVLDDQTFSLISGTWNINAYPSKQAASQASGHMNSYFPNRDYLIEASSPTSAGNLDAILTMLMAEEIRTIKEQGRESIYDTLETFLENTDAAYNDLIFLPFLYGSNVSSDAKACFFGLSTRTTKSHLLRAVYEGIAFAHKKHIDQLILAKGSAPKVIRMTGGATHSKAWVQLFADVLQLPIETVSGSELGGLGGALIAKASLDSLSLDEVVADMVRVKETYYPNQEQGKYYQQKYDLYQQLVTVMGPAWQSLAALSTLSQEG; this comes from the coding sequence ATGCGCTACTTTTTAAGTATTGACTATGGGGGAACCACCACAAAAGCGATTTTATTTGATGACAAGGGCAAAGAAATTGCTATTTCCTCCTTTCCCACCTTGAAAATAGAAGACAGACCTGGTTTCAGAGAAATTGATTTAGAGGCTCTCTGGCATGCTATTGGTGCGTCCATTAAGGACCTTATTATCACATCAGACATTGATAGCTCCGCTATTGCAGCTGTTATTCCCATCGGTCATGGGAAAGGGCTATATCTGCTAGATAAGCAACAAGCTATTTTTTGTCATGGCATTTTATCCACAGATGAACGAGCCAACGACTTAGCAAAAACATTTGAAGCTAAGCTAGATGAACTTTGGCCAATGACTCAACAACATGTCGTTGGGGTTCAAGCTCCTGTTTTGCTACGATGGTTGAAAGAGCATGATAGGGCTTCTTATGAGCAGATCGGTTGGGTTTTGTCAGCCAAAGATTTTATTCGTTTTCAATTAACGGGCAAGGTGAATCAAGAATATGGTGATGCTTCAGGCAATCATTGGATTCATTTTCAAACAGGGACTTATGACCCAGCTATTCTCAGTTTTTTTGATATTGAGGAGATGGCTCAAGCCTTGCCTGAATTGGTGGACTGTGCGGATATGGTTGGAGGAGTATCCAAAGAGGCCGCAAACCTGACTGGTTTAACAGAAGGGACCCCAGTTCTCGGTGGTCTGTTTGACATTGATGCCTGTGCCATCGGTTCAGGAGTTCTTGATGATCAGACCTTCAGTTTGATTTCTGGCACTTGGAATATTAATGCCTATCCAAGCAAACAAGCCGCTAGCCAAGCCAGTGGCCACATGAATTCGTATTTTCCCAACCGTGATTATTTGATTGAGGCCAGCAGTCCAACGTCTGCTGGAAATCTTGATGCTATCTTAACAATGTTGATGGCAGAAGAAATACGAACCATTAAAGAACAAGGGCGTGAATCTATTTATGATACCTTGGAAACCTTTCTGGAAAACACAGACGCCGCCTATAATGACCTTATTTTCTTACCCTTTTTATATGGGAGCAATGTTTCTTCAGACGCTAAAGCCTGCTTTTTTGGATTGAGCACGCGGACCACCAAGTCACACCTTTTACGGGCGGTTTATGAAGGGATTGCTTTTGCTCACAAGAAGCATATTGATCAGCTAATCCTAGCCAAGGGCTCAGCACCTAAGGTTATTCGAATGACCGGTGGGGCAACGCATTCAAAGGCTTGGGTGCAACTGTTTGCAGATGTGCTCCAGCTGCCAATTGAGACTGTATCGGGTAGTGAACTTGGAGGTCTCGGAGGTGCTTTGATTGCCAAGGCATCTTTGGATAGCCTTTCCTTAGACGAGGTTGTGGCCGACATGGTAAGGGTCAAGGAGACCTATTATCCAAACCAAGAGCAAGGCAAGTATTACCAGCAAAAATATGACCTCTATCAGCAGTTAGTCACCGTGATGGGGCCAGCCTGGCAATCTTTAGCTGCCCTGTCGACTTTGTCACAAGAAGGTTAG
- a CDS encoding quaternary amine ABC transporter ATP-binding protein: protein METILEVNHLSKIFGKRQKAALDMVKAGKSKNEIFKQTGATVGVYDASFEVKEGEIFVIMGLSGSGKSTLVRMLNRLIEPSTGSILLEGKDISTMSAEQLRDVRRHDINMVFQSFALFPHKTILENTEFGLELRGVPKEERQQLAEKALDNSGLLDFKNQYPDQLSGGMQQRVGLARALANSPKILLMDEAFSALDPLIRREMQDELLDLQASMKQTIIFISHDLNEALRIGDRIALMKDGQIMQIGTGEEILTNPANDFVREFVEDVDRSKVLTAQNIMIKPLTTTIELDGPQVALNRMHNEEVSMLMATNRRRQLVGSLTADAAIEARKKGLPLSEVIDRDVRTVSKDMVITDIMPLIYDSSAPIAVTDDDNRLLGVIIRGRVIEALANISDEDLN, encoded by the coding sequence ATGGAAACAATTTTAGAAGTCAACCATTTGAGTAAAATTTTTGGCAAACGCCAAAAAGCAGCGCTTGACATGGTCAAGGCTGGTAAAAGTAAGAATGAGATTTTTAAGCAGACAGGAGCTACTGTTGGGGTTTATGATGCTAGTTTTGAAGTCAAAGAGGGGGAAATCTTTGTCATCATGGGGCTATCAGGAAGCGGGAAATCAACCCTTGTGCGTATGTTGAACCGCTTAATCGAGCCTTCAACAGGATCTATCTTGCTGGAAGGAAAAGATATTTCAACCATGTCGGCGGAACAACTTCGTGACGTGCGCCGCCATGACATCAATATGGTCTTTCAAAGTTTTGCCCTCTTTCCTCACAAAACCATTTTGGAAAATACTGAATTTGGCTTGGAATTGCGTGGTGTCCCTAAAGAAGAACGCCAGCAGTTAGCAGAAAAAGCCCTTGATAATTCAGGTCTTTTGGATTTTAAAAACCAATACCCAGACCAATTATCTGGTGGGATGCAGCAGCGGGTTGGTTTAGCGCGTGCTTTAGCAAATAGTCCCAAAATTCTCTTAATGGACGAGGCATTTTCAGCCCTTGACCCCTTGATTCGCCGTGAGATGCAAGATGAATTGCTTGATTTGCAAGCCAGCATGAAACAAACCATCATCTTTATCAGTCATGACTTGAATGAAGCCTTGCGTATTGGTGACCGTATCGCTTTGATGAAAGACGGACAAATCATGCAAATTGGCACTGGTGAGGAAATTTTGACCAATCCAGCCAATGACTTTGTACGTGAATTCGTTGAAGATGTCGATCGCTCAAAAGTTCTGACAGCACAAAACATTATGATCAAACCACTAACGACAACCATTGAATTAGACGGGCCTCAAGTTGCCTTGAACCGTATGCATAATGAAGAGGTGTCCATGTTAATGGCAACCAATCGCCGTCGCCAATTAGTTGGTAGTTTGACGGCCGATGCTGCCATAGAGGCTCGCAAAAAAGGTTTACCTCTATCAGAAGTGATTGACCGTGATGTTAGAACAGTGTCAAAAGACATGGTCATTACAGACATTATGCCCCTTATCTACGACTCATCTGCTCCTATTGCGGTAACAGATGACGATAACCGTCTGCTGGGAGTCATTATTCGAGGACGAGTCATTGAAGCCTTGGCTAATATTTCAGACGAAGACCTTAACTAG
- a CDS encoding ABC transporter permease/substrate binding protein: METILQTKLPVAQLVEQLTEWVTKTFSGLFDVMQAVGSFLMDWMTKTLLFIPPLLFIVLVTAAMFFLAKKKWPLPTFTFLGLLFIYNQGLWEQLINTFTLVLVASLISVLIGIPLGIWMAKNATVRQVVNPILDFMQTMPAFVYLIPAVAFFGIGMVPGVFASVIFALPPTVRFTNLAIRDIPTELIEASDAFGSTGQQKLFKVELPLARNTIMAGVNQTMMLALSMVVTGSMIGAPGLGREVLSALQHADIGSGFVSGLALVILAIVLDRMTQLFNSKPQEKAKAGKTNKWIGLAALAVFLIAALGRGIMAMTSGMADKGENVNIAYVQWDSEVASTNVIAEVLKKEGYHVTLTPLDNAVMWQTVANGNADFSTSAWLPVTHGQQYKKYKSKLDDLGPNLKGTKLGLAVPKYMTDVNSIEDLDSQADQKITGIEPGAGIMTAAKNALKDYDNLSSWELVAASTGAMTTSLDQAIKKKEPIVITAWSPHWMFAKYDLKYLKDSKETFGSAENINTIARKDLKKDLPNVYKIIDKFHWTKKDMEAVMLDINKGMTPEAAAKKWVDANQSKVSDWIK, translated from the coding sequence TTGGAAACGATATTACAAACAAAATTACCAGTAGCTCAACTGGTTGAACAATTAACGGAATGGGTAACCAAGACCTTCTCAGGTCTTTTTGATGTCATGCAGGCGGTGGGGAGTTTCTTAATGGATTGGATGACCAAGACCCTCTTGTTTATTCCTCCTCTTCTCTTTATTGTCTTGGTAACAGCTGCCATGTTTTTCCTTGCCAAGAAGAAGTGGCCCCTACCAACTTTTACTTTCCTAGGCTTGCTCTTTATCTATAATCAAGGCTTGTGGGAACAATTAATCAACACCTTCACCTTGGTTTTGGTGGCCAGTTTGATTTCCGTTTTGATTGGTATTCCTCTAGGCATTTGGATGGCTAAAAATGCCACCGTCCGACAAGTGGTCAACCCTATCTTGGACTTTATGCAAACCATGCCAGCCTTTGTTTACTTGATTCCGGCTGTTGCCTTCTTTGGTATCGGGATGGTTCCGGGTGTGTTTGCCTCAGTCATCTTTGCCTTACCGCCAACGGTTCGCTTTACCAACTTGGCTATTCGTGACATTCCAACAGAATTGATTGAAGCCTCAGATGCCTTTGGGTCAACTGGGCAACAAAAGCTCTTCAAAGTGGAATTGCCTTTGGCTAGAAATACCATTATGGCTGGTGTGAACCAAACCATGATGCTAGCCCTTTCTATGGTGGTCACAGGATCCATGATCGGTGCCCCTGGTTTAGGACGTGAAGTTTTATCAGCTCTTCAACACGCTGACATTGGTAGTGGATTTGTCAGTGGTCTTGCCTTGGTTATCTTGGCTATTGTGCTTGACCGCATGACACAGTTGTTTAATAGCAAACCTCAAGAAAAAGCTAAAGCTGGTAAAACCAATAAATGGATTGGTCTAGCAGCCCTTGCTGTCTTTTTGATAGCTGCTTTAGGACGCGGTATTATGGCTATGACGTCTGGTATGGCAGACAAAGGTGAAAATGTTAACATTGCTTATGTACAATGGGATTCTGAAGTTGCCTCAACCAACGTGATTGCAGAAGTCTTGAAAAAAGAAGGTTACCATGTGACCTTGACCCCACTTGATAACGCCGTTATGTGGCAAACTGTTGCCAATGGGAACGCTGACTTCTCAACCAGTGCTTGGTTGCCAGTCACCCATGGCCAACAATATAAGAAATACAAATCAAAACTAGATGATCTGGGTCCTAACCTAAAAGGAACCAAGCTTGGCTTAGCTGTCCCTAAATACATGACAGATGTCAACAGTATCGAAGATTTAGACAGTCAAGCTGACCAAAAAATCACAGGGATTGAACCTGGTGCAGGAATCATGACAGCCGCAAAAAATGCCCTTAAGGACTATGATAATCTATCAAGTTGGGAGTTAGTCGCAGCATCAACAGGAGCTATGACGACCTCACTAGATCAGGCCATCAAGAAAAAGGAACCCATTGTCATCACTGCTTGGTCGCCACATTGGATGTTTGCCAAGTATGACTTGAAGTACCTTAAAGATTCCAAAGAAACCTTTGGTTCAGCAGAAAACATCAATACCATTGCTCGCAAAGACTTGAAAAAAGACCTTCCAAATGTCTACAAAATCATTGATAAGTTCCACTGGACCAAAAAGGATATGGAAGCTGTCATGCTTGACATCAACAAAGGCATGACCCCAGAAGCAGCTGCTAAAAAATGGGTAGATGCTAACCAATCTAAGGTATCAGATTGGATCAAATAG
- the ulaG gene encoding L-ascorbate 6-phosphate lactonase produces the protein MAKVQDITRESWILSTFPEWGTWLNEEIEEEVVPDGNFAMWWLGNCGVWIKTPGGANVVMDLWSARGKSTKKVKDMVRGHQMANMAGVRKLQPNLRAQPMVIDPFMINELDYYLVSHYHSDHIDINTAAAIINNPKLDHVKFVGPYECGEIWKKWGVPEDRIMILKPGDSFEFKDMKVTAVESFDRTCLVTLPVEGADAQGGELAGLAVTDEEMARKAVNYIFETPGGTIYHGADSHFSNYFAKHGRDYKIDVALNNYGENPIGIQDKMTSIDLLRMAENLHAKVIIPVHYDIWSNFMASTDEILELWKMRKERLQYDFHPFIWEVGGKYTYPQDQNRIEYHHPRGFDDCFLEDSNIQFKALL, from the coding sequence ATGGCTAAAGTACAAGATATTACACGTGAATCATGGATTCTTAGCACATTCCCAGAATGGGGCACTTGGTTAAACGAAGAAATCGAAGAAGAAGTGGTGCCAGACGGCAACTTTGCCATGTGGTGGTTAGGCAACTGTGGTGTTTGGATTAAAACGCCTGGCGGTGCGAATGTTGTCATGGACTTGTGGTCTGCGCGTGGTAAGTCAACTAAAAAAGTCAAAGACATGGTGCGCGGTCATCAGATGGCCAATATGGCAGGTGTGCGTAAATTGCAACCAAACCTTAGAGCACAGCCAATGGTTATTGACCCATTCATGATTAACGAATTGGACTACTATTTGGTTTCTCACTACCATAGTGACCATATTGATATCAATACTGCGGCAGCCATTATCAACAATCCAAAACTTGACCATGTTAAATTTGTAGGCCCTTACGAATGTGGCGAAATTTGGAAAAAATGGGGTGTGCCAGAAGACCGTATCATGATTTTGAAACCAGGCGATAGCTTTGAATTTAAAGACATGAAAGTGACAGCTGTCGAATCCTTTGACCGTACTTGCTTGGTGACTCTTCCGGTTGAAGGTGCTGATGCTCAAGGTGGTGAGTTAGCAGGACTAGCAGTGACAGACGAAGAGATGGCTCGTAAGGCTGTTAACTATATTTTTGAAACCCCTGGCGGAACCATTTACCACGGTGCTGACTCACACTTCTCAAACTACTTTGCTAAACATGGCCGTGACTACAAGATTGACGTTGCTTTGAACAACTATGGGGAAAACCCAATCGGCATTCAAGATAAGATGACTTCTATCGACTTGCTTCGTATGGCAGAAAATCTCCATGCCAAAGTCATCATTCCAGTCCACTACGATATCTGGTCAAATTTCATGGCATCCACAGATGAAATTCTTGAATTGTGGAAAATGCGTAAGGAACGTCTTCAATACGATTTCCACCCATTTATCTGGGAAGTTGGTGGTAAATACACTTACCCACAAGATCAAAACCGTATCGAATACCATCACCCACGTGGCTTTGACGATTGCTTCTTAGAAGACTCAAATATTCAATTTAAGGCCCTTCTTTAA
- a CDS encoding BglG family transcription antiterminator has product MMILDKKSYDLLSYLLKLEAPETVMAISQALNQSRRKVYYQLDKINEALPDEVERIISYPRIGILLSDAQKAACRLLLEEVTDYNYVMKSDERRRLSSIYIAVSTERVTIDKLMQINDVSRNTILNDLTELREELEDKQYKIQLHVTKARGYYFDCHPMALIQYLYKVLVDVYQGGNSSFIDMFDRKLSEMQGFSVYFSKDILTYFHEYLFLSQASLGKTINSQDSQFMLQILPYMLLSYRNMRLNSDVKNALKKDFNLIWKRKEYQIAQELASELYQNFKLHLDDIEVSMVAMLMLSFRKDQDRHVESQDYDDMRATISHFIDQLESCYQLYFIHKQELLKQLTTHCKALIYRKAYGIFSVNPLTDHIKEKYEELFAMAQSCATILEKDWGISLTDDDVAYLTIHLGGELRNNKADQDKTKLVIVSDDGIGIQKLLLKQCQRYLANGQIEAVFTTEQYQSVYDLLSVDMIVATTDALDTKLPMLIVNPILSDDDIIKLIRFSKQGRLTEHSRFSTELAKAIEAVVKDESDRYALTSKIEKLIHRELL; this is encoded by the coding sequence ATGATGATTTTGGATAAAAAGAGTTATGATTTGCTCTCTTATTTGCTCAAGTTAGAAGCGCCTGAGACGGTTATGGCTATCTCGCAGGCCCTGAACCAGTCGCGTCGTAAAGTCTATTACCAGCTTGACAAAATAAATGAGGCTCTGCCTGATGAGGTTGAGCGGATTATCTCTTATCCTAGAATCGGTATTCTTTTAAGTGATGCTCAAAAAGCTGCTTGCCGTTTATTGTTAGAAGAAGTGACTGATTACAATTATGTCATGAAAAGTGATGAGCGAAGGCGTCTATCTTCGATTTATATTGCAGTTTCCACTGAGCGCGTGACCATTGACAAACTCATGCAGATCAACGATGTGTCCCGTAACACCATTTTAAATGACCTGACTGAGTTAAGGGAGGAACTGGAAGACAAACAGTACAAGATCCAGCTTCATGTCACTAAGGCAAGAGGGTATTATTTTGATTGTCACCCCATGGCCTTAATTCAATACCTTTATAAGGTGTTGGTGGATGTTTATCAAGGGGGAAATAGTAGTTTTATTGATATGTTTGACCGCAAGCTGTCAGAAATGCAGGGCTTTTCAGTCTATTTTTCAAAGGATATTTTAACCTATTTCCACGAATATCTCTTTTTATCACAGGCTAGCTTAGGAAAAACCATTAATAGTCAAGATAGCCAGTTTATGTTGCAAATCTTACCCTACATGCTTTTGAGCTATCGCAACATGAGGCTTAATTCGGACGTCAAAAATGCCCTCAAAAAGGATTTTAACTTGATTTGGAAACGCAAAGAATACCAAATTGCTCAAGAATTAGCCAGTGAGCTCTACCAGAATTTCAAACTCCATTTGGATGACATCGAAGTGAGTATGGTGGCCATGCTCATGCTGTCTTTCCGAAAAGACCAAGACCGTCATGTGGAAAGTCAAGATTATGATGACATGCGGGCCACCATCAGTCATTTTATTGACCAGTTGGAGAGCTGCTATCAGTTGTACTTTATCCATAAACAAGAGTTGTTGAAGCAGTTGACGACCCACTGTAAGGCACTCATTTACCGTAAAGCTTATGGAATCTTTTCAGTCAATCCGCTAACAGATCATATCAAAGAAAAATACGAAGAATTGTTTGCTATGGCGCAATCCTGTGCGACTATTTTAGAAAAAGACTGGGGTATTAGTTTAACGGATGATGACGTGGCCTACTTGACCATTCATTTGGGAGGAGAGCTGCGCAACAACAAGGCGGATCAAGATAAGACTAAATTGGTTATTGTGTCTGATGATGGTATTGGTATCCAAAAACTCCTGCTCAAACAGTGCCAGCGGTATCTAGCCAACGGGCAGATTGAAGCTGTTTTTACAACAGAGCAATACCAGAGTGTCTATGACCTCTTGTCGGTGGATATGATTGTGGCCACAACAGACGCCTTGGACACTAAGCTTCCGATGCTTATCGTTAATCCTATTTTAAGTGATGATGATATTATCAAGCTCATTCGCTTTTCCAAGCAGGGGCGTCTGACCGAGCATTCACGCTTTTCCACTGAGTTGGCCAAGGCAATCGAGGCAGTTGTCAAAGATGAATCAGACCGCTATGCGCTGACTTCTAAAATTGAAAAACTCATTCACCGCGAGCTGTTGTGA
- a CDS encoding sugar phosphate isomerase/epimerase family protein — translation MFEQEKLIINSIVFKEALEAGISQSDLLDQVHSLGFKRFEVRREFLRDIPQELGLLKAKANQLGLALFYSVNEDLLVEGRINPSLDALLQETQVLQAPFLKLNIGDASRLTSKTLSPIAGFLPAGMQLLVENNQDPKGASLANCVRFMTLASQTGLPIHFVFDTANWAFVGESISQAVIQMSPFTTYLHCKNYQQHSTGLEMSTSLLEGELDITSLIQQFPNAIYLALEYATSKEELLADARHLTQLCSRFLYSR, via the coding sequence ATGTTTGAACAAGAAAAGCTTATTATTAATAGTATTGTCTTTAAGGAGGCCTTGGAAGCAGGAATTTCGCAGAGTGATCTTTTAGACCAAGTGCACTCCTTAGGTTTTAAACGCTTTGAAGTTCGTCGGGAATTTTTGAGGGATATTCCCCAAGAATTAGGACTTTTAAAAGCCAAAGCCAATCAACTTGGGCTGGCGCTTTTTTACAGTGTCAATGAAGACTTGCTCGTCGAAGGAAGGATCAATCCGAGCTTGGATGCTTTGTTACAGGAAACACAAGTCTTGCAAGCGCCCTTTTTGAAACTTAATATTGGTGATGCTAGTCGTCTAACTTCCAAAACGTTATCCCCCATAGCAGGATTTTTACCAGCAGGTATGCAACTTCTGGTGGAAAATAACCAAGACCCTAAGGGAGCGAGTTTAGCTAATTGTGTTCGGTTTATGACCTTGGCTAGCCAGACAGGCTTGCCTATCCATTTTGTCTTTGACACGGCTAATTGGGCATTCGTTGGGGAGTCTATTTCGCAAGCAGTTATTCAGATGAGCCCGTTCACCACTTATCTCCACTGCAAAAATTACCAGCAACACAGCACAGGTTTGGAAATGAGTACTTCTTTATTGGAGGGGGAACTAGATATTACCAGTCTGATCCAGCAATTTCCCAACGCTATATACCTAGCCTTAGAATACGCTACTAGCAAGGAAGAACTCTTGGCTGACGCGAGACATCTGACTCAGCTTTGCTCAAGGTTTCTTTACAGCCGTTAG
- a CDS encoding diacylglycerol/lipid kinase family protein, producing the protein MKKALLIVNPASGGEKAKEYETKMHHKLAQYFDNVIIRHTKESGDAKVFAHEASEQHYHSVFVMGGDGTVNEAINGISGHAERPYFGFLPLGTVNDLARALDIPLDPEEAIDSLDLDNPRALDVGQVNDAYFMNIVAIGNIPESINNVDDKAKTALGPLAYFLSGLKQVLSNTSYTFQLTRDGKEEQLKSSLILVGLTNSIGGFDQMTANAKVDDGYLHLVYTKDHNIFDTLAALPSLFSAETEGSDQLGYERVKEVKIALEGEKLTSNVDGDEGDDLPLTIKVLPSHLQVYSSRERLTEDVT; encoded by the coding sequence ATGAAAAAAGCTCTATTGATTGTTAACCCAGCCTCAGGCGGAGAAAAAGCTAAAGAGTACGAAACTAAGATGCATCACAAATTAGCCCAGTATTTTGACAACGTCATCATTCGACACACTAAAGAATCTGGAGACGCCAAAGTTTTTGCACATGAAGCAAGTGAGCAGCATTACCATAGTGTGTTTGTCATGGGTGGAGATGGTACTGTTAACGAGGCTATCAATGGCATTTCGGGGCATGCCGAGCGTCCTTATTTTGGTTTTTTACCACTGGGAACCGTCAACGACTTGGCGCGTGCTTTAGACATTCCGTTAGATCCAGAAGAAGCCATTGATAGTCTAGATTTGGACAATCCAAGAGCCCTTGACGTTGGTCAGGTCAATGATGCTTATTTTATGAATATTGTTGCCATTGGTAATATCCCTGAATCCATTAACAATGTTGATGATAAAGCCAAGACAGCTCTTGGACCGCTAGCTTACTTTTTATCAGGTCTAAAACAGGTTCTATCCAATACTAGCTACACTTTTCAACTGACGCGAGATGGCAAAGAAGAGCAGCTAAAAAGCTCCCTGATACTTGTTGGTTTGACCAATTCTATCGGGGGCTTTGACCAAATGACTGCCAATGCCAAGGTAGATGATGGCTACCTGCACTTGGTTTATACCAAAGACCATAATATCTTTGATACCTTAGCGGCTTTGCCAAGTCTCTTTTCAGCTGAAACAGAAGGCAGTGACCAACTAGGCTATGAAAGGGTTAAGGAGGTAAAGATTGCCCTAGAAGGAGAAAAGCTGACCAGCAATGTTGACGGTGATGAGGGAGATGACTTGCCGTTGACCATTAAGGTCTTGCCAAGTCACTTGCAAGTTTATAGCAGCAGAGAACGGTTGACAGAGGATGTGACATGA